The nucleotide window GATTGCCGGCCATCGGCCCGCCCATATTGCCGAGACCGATGAATGCGATATCCGTCATGTCCCCTTCCTCCCCTTGCCTGTCCCCGGTGCTTCAGCCCGGAAATTTCAGTTCGTCGTCGCCGCGATCTTCAAAGTAACGCGCCACTATCTCCGGCGTCACCTCTGCGATCGTCGCAGGCCGCCATTTCGGCTGGCGGTCCTTGTCGATCACCGCGGCGCGGACGCCCTCGACGAAATCGTCGCTGACGAACACCTGCAGCGCGGCGCGATATTCGTGCACCAGACATTCTTCCAGCGACGCCCTGTGCCGCGCGGCGCGCAGCAGCTTCAGCGTCACCTTCAGGCTGGTCGGCGATTTGATCCGCAGCGTCTTCAGCGCGGCCTGCGCGAACTCCGACGCATCGCCCTCCAGCGCGGCGACGATCTGTTCGATCGTCTCGTGCCCGAACCAGCGGTCGATGGCGGCCTGATGCAGCTCGGCCGGGCCCTTGGCCGGCTGCTCCGCAAAGCGCCCGATGATGCCGCTGACCTGCGAGGCCGATGCGCCGCTCGGCGCCTCGGTGAGTGCCTGGCGCAGCGCCGCCCAGTTGGCGGTCGGCACATAGGCGTCGGCGAACTGCGCGTGGATCGCGTCGGCACCGTTCATGATATCGCCGGTCAGCCCGAAATACGTTCCGATCTCGCCCGGCGAGCGCGTCAGCAGCCAGGTGCCGCCGACATCGGGGAAGAAGCCGATGCCGACCTCCGGCATCGCGATCTTGGTCTTGTCGGTGACGATGCGGTGGCTGCCGTGGCCGGCGATGCCGACGCCGCCGCCCATCACCAAGCCGTCCATGAACGCTACATAGGGCTTCGGATACTGCGCGATCTTGGCGTTGGTGATGTATTCCTCGCGCCAGAACACCTTGCCGAGATCGCCGCCCTCGCGCGCGCTGTTGTAGAGCCCGACGATGTCGCCGCCGGCGCACAGCCCGCGCTCGCCGGCGCCCTCGACCAGGATCAGCGCGACGTTCGGATCGGCGGCGAAGTCGTCGAGCGCGTTGTCGAGTTCGCGCGCCATCTCCAGCGTCAGCGCGTTGATCGCCTTCGGGCGATTGAGCCGGATCACACCGGCGGCGCCTTCGCGCCGGACGATCAGATCGGGTTCGGTCACGGCACCATTCATCGATTGGCCTCGAGCAGCTTGCGCGACACGATCAGCCGCATGATTTCGTTGGTGCCTTCGAGGATCTGGTGGACGCGCAGGTCACGCACCAGTTTCTCGATGCCGTATTCGGCGAGATAGCCGTAGCCGCCATGTAGCTGCAGCGCCTCGTTGGCGACCGCAAAGCCGGCGTCGGTGGCGAAGCGCTTGGCCATCGCACACAGCTTGGTGGCGTCCGCATCCTTGCGGTCGAGCGCGGCGGCGGCGCGCCACAGCAGCGTGCGTGCGGCTTCCAATT belongs to Rhodopseudomonas palustris and includes:
- a CDS encoding enoyl-CoA hydratase/isomerase family protein translates to MNGAVTEPDLIVRREGAAGVIRLNRPKAINALTLEMARELDNALDDFAADPNVALILVEGAGERGLCAGGDIVGLYNSAREGGDLGKVFWREEYITNAKIAQYPKPYVAFMDGLVMGGGVGIAGHGSHRIVTDKTKIAMPEVGIGFFPDVGGTWLLTRSPGEIGTYFGLTGDIMNGADAIHAQFADAYVPTANWAALRQALTEAPSGASASQVSGIIGRFAEQPAKGPAELHQAAIDRWFGHETIEQIVAALEGDASEFAQAALKTLRIKSPTSLKVTLKLLRAARHRASLEECLVHEYRAALQVFVSDDFVEGVRAAVIDKDRQPKWRPATIAEVTPEIVARYFEDRGDDELKFPG